The proteins below come from a single Corvus cornix cornix isolate S_Up_H32 chromosome 23, ASM73873v5, whole genome shotgun sequence genomic window:
- the G6PC3 gene encoding glucose-6-phosphatase 3, with the protein MKPPPQPSAMDALHEAGIRVAVALQAGPPWLEQFWLFLTSHLDPNSIYTVCFPLARGLDDHVSVMVLWIALVAEWLNVVLKWFLFGERPYWWIHESGLSSREQLPLRQFPASCETGPGSPSGHCMILGAALWPIVTALTNEVSRCTRRRVLRLIPFLVYILLLVAMGLSRIFVLAHFPHQVVTGSLAGMALGWGLQRWPPNFLKYRFFLAAALGLLLSALALHGLATAAGLDLDWSIRRAGARCSDPSWLRPETRPWASLCRVGGSALGLALAARHPLSRRAAEELRALEPPLGSAALGLLALDVLHKLPKSEDTALWYLNVGARYTLGPVLVCSLLPQLILTLRRLRGTP; encoded by the exons ATGAAGCCCCCCCCTCAG CCCAGCGCCATGGATGCCCTGCACGAGGCCGGGATCCGCGTGGCCGTGGCCCTGCAGGCCGGGCCGCCCTGGCTGGAGCAGTTCTGGCTCTTCCTGACCTCCCACTTGGATCCCAATTCCATCTACACCGTCTGCTTCCCGCTGGCCCGCGGGCTGGATGACCACGTGTCCGTGATGGTTCTCTGGATCGCCCTCGTGGCCGAGTGGCTCAACGTGGTCCTCAAATG GTTCCTGTTCGGGGAGCGCCCGTACTGGTGGATCCACGAGTCGGGGCTCTCCAGCCGGGAGCAGCTCCCGCTGCGCCAGTTCCCGGCCAGCTGCGAAACGGGACCGG GGAGCCCCTCGGGCCACTGCATGATCCTGGGGGCGGCCCTGTGGCCGATTGTCACCGCACTGACCAACGAAGTGTCCAGGTGCACCCGGCG CCGGGTGCTGAGGCTGATCCCATTCCTTGTCTACATCCTCTTACTGGTGGCCATGGGGCTCTCCCGGATCTTCGTCCTGGCCCACTTCCCCCACCAGGTGGTCACCGGCTCCCTGGCAG GgatggctctgggctgggggctgcagcgCTGGCCCCCCAACTTCCTCAAGTACCGCTTCTTCCTGGCGGCGgcgctggggctgctcctgagCGCGCTGGCCCTGCATGGGCTGGCCACGGCCGCGGGGCTCGACCTCGACTG GTCGATCCGCCGCGCCGGTGCCCGGTGCTCGGACCCATCGTGGCTGCGGCCGGAGACGCGGCCCTGGGCCTCGCTGTGCCGGGTGGGCGGCAGCGCGCTGGGGCTGGCCCTGGCCGCCAGGCACCCCCTGAGCCGCCGCGCCGCCGAGGAGCTGCGGGCGCTGGAGCCGCCGCTGGGCAGCGCCGCGCTGGGGCTGCTGGCCCTGGACGTGCTGCACAAGCTGCCCAAGAGCGAGGACACGGCCCTGTGGTACCTGAACGTGGGCGCCCGCTACACCCTGGGGCCCGTGCTCGtgtgctccctgctgccccagctcatCCTCACCCTCCGGCGGCTCCGGGGAACCCCCTAG